A DNA window from Halococcus saccharolyticus DSM 5350 contains the following coding sequences:
- a CDS encoding geranylgeranylglycerol-phosphate geranylgeranyltransferase, with product MVGDRTRGFVELIRPGNAIAAGFLTFIGAFVADAFADPVMIGAAVGATIAATGAGMSINDYFDREIDRINQPDRAIPRGAVTPREALGFSIVLFAIAVALVLLLPVLAIVIAGVNLFALVAYTKLFKGFSGLGNIVVGYLTGSAFLFGAAAVGSVTVAVLVLFALAALSTVAREIVKDVEDMEGDREEGLRTLPIVVGDRTSLILAAVVLALAVLASPVPFIRGTFGIAYLVLVIPCDLLMLYSVYEGFSNPTAGQSHLKYSMYLATVAFVVGRATTIIG from the coding sequence ATGGTAGGTGATCGGACGCGGGGATTCGTCGAGCTCATCCGACCAGGGAACGCGATCGCTGCTGGGTTTCTCACGTTCATTGGCGCGTTCGTCGCGGATGCGTTCGCCGATCCCGTGATGATCGGTGCAGCAGTCGGCGCGACAATCGCCGCGACGGGAGCGGGGATGTCGATCAACGACTATTTCGACCGCGAGATCGATCGGATCAACCAGCCCGACCGGGCGATTCCACGCGGGGCAGTGACGCCGCGCGAGGCGCTCGGATTCAGCATCGTGCTATTCGCGATCGCGGTCGCGCTTGTGCTGCTACTCCCAGTGCTCGCCATCGTGATCGCGGGTGTCAACCTGTTCGCGCTGGTTGCCTACACTAAGTTATTCAAAGGGTTCTCAGGACTCGGGAACATAGTCGTCGGCTATCTCACGGGGAGCGCGTTTCTGTTCGGTGCAGCAGCGGTCGGCTCAGTCACGGTGGCAGTCCTGGTATTGTTCGCGCTCGCAGCGCTCTCGACAGTCGCTCGTGAGATCGTAAAAGACGTCGAAGACATGGAGGGCGACCGGGAGGAGGGGCTGAGGACGCTCCCGATCGTGGTCGGTGATCGCACGTCGCTCATCCTCGCAGCGGTCGTTCTAGCGCTCGCGGTGCTCGCAAGCCCAGTGCCGTTCATTCGAGGGACGTTCGGAATCGCCTATCTGGTCCTCGTGATCCCGTGTGACCTCTTGATGCTCTACAGCGTGTACGAGGGGTTCAGCAACCCGACAGCCGGACAATCGCACCTCAAATACTCGATGTACCTCGCTACCGTAGCGTTTGTTGTAGGTCGGGCAACGACGATAATCGGATAA
- a CDS encoding DUF7282 domain-containing protein, with the protein MGPLAVAGVQAQETTANTTTTEGNATAANTTESTNGSVSVTMQRQTVATGANVTVRSATLPEGGYVVLHGYALTLAGQREESAIAVSEYLEPGSYQNLTIPVDNGVPGVYSNQSRLNGSQNISAVAYRESNGNQRFEQFTTGNDSVYEPQQVALSTGYVLVERTQNAAIPSAALRFTDQTSNGTTVTVASTKLPDGGFVAIHDSSYLPPENDTFGSIIGVGRYVEPNESAKQVTIELYDVPGRSLNRSRLGDNSTLVAVPYRDTNGNQQYDYYQSDGLRDSAYINRSGESPEVIVDRASIGVNGSGQGETTPQNTTNPSGGQPIEIGVVDPNQGIFGTISSLLNGPVFDFFIGAAFILFVGFIAYQVKS; encoded by the coding sequence ATGGGGCCGCTCGCGGTCGCCGGTGTGCAAGCTCAAGAGACGACAGCGAACACGACGACTACCGAAGGAAACGCAACGGCGGCGAACACCACCGAGAGCACCAACGGCAGCGTGAGCGTGACGATGCAGCGCCAGACTGTCGCTACGGGCGCAAACGTCACCGTCCGGTCGGCTACGCTCCCCGAGGGTGGCTACGTGGTTCTACACGGCTATGCGCTCACACTCGCCGGGCAACGCGAGGAGAGCGCGATCGCGGTTTCGGAGTATCTGGAACCCGGCAGCTATCAGAATCTCACGATTCCCGTCGATAATGGCGTTCCCGGCGTCTACAGCAACCAATCGCGACTAAACGGATCGCAGAACATCAGCGCAGTCGCTTATCGAGAGTCGAACGGCAACCAGCGTTTCGAGCAGTTCACGACCGGCAACGACTCAGTGTATGAGCCACAGCAGGTGGCTCTCTCCACCGGTTACGTCCTGGTTGAGCGGACACAGAACGCCGCGATCCCGAGTGCAGCGCTTCGGTTCACTGACCAGACCAGCAACGGAACGACAGTCACGGTCGCGTCGACGAAGCTTCCTGACGGTGGGTTCGTCGCGATCCACGACAGCAGCTATCTCCCGCCGGAGAACGATACTTTCGGCAGCATCATCGGAGTCGGACGATACGTCGAGCCCAACGAATCGGCAAAGCAGGTCACGATCGAATTGTACGACGTTCCCGGTCGGTCACTCAATCGGTCGCGACTCGGGGATAATTCGACGCTCGTCGCCGTTCCCTACCGGGACACGAACGGCAACCAGCAGTACGATTACTACCAGTCGGACGGGCTCAGGGATAGCGCGTACATCAACCGATCAGGCGAGTCCCCCGAGGTGATCGTTGATCGGGCGAGTATTGGCGTCAACGGGAGCGGTCAGGGAGAGACGACGCCGCAGAACACAACGAATCCGAGTGGCGGGCAGCCGATCGAGATCGGCGTTGTGGACCCAAATCAGGGAATCTTCGGGACAATTTCGAGCCTCTTGAACGGGCCGGTGTTCGACTTTTTCATCGGCGCGGCGTTCATCCTGTTCGTCGGCTTCATCGCCTATCAGGTGAAATCATGA
- a CDS encoding toxin-antitoxin system TumE family protein, which yields MADDESPEVVYEKRKVVRAGVLVRYKFIYPTAVERYPPGACYALHYGVADPADPPDDTEWPIGPEQGTMLRYDNDHGDGSHHRHVGANLDSEYEFPGSVAAVYDRFFRETGIEPFGPSPEDYDI from the coding sequence ATGGCCGATGATGAGAGCCCCGAGGTGGTCTATGAAAAACGAAAGGTGGTGCGAGCGGGCGTACTCGTCCGGTACAAGTTCATCTACCCTACTGCTGTCGAACGATACCCGCCGGGCGCGTGTTACGCGCTTCACTACGGAGTCGCTGATCCGGCCGATCCGCCTGACGACACTGAGTGGCCTATCGGCCCGGAACAGGGCACAATGCTGCGCTACGACAACGACCACGGCGACGGAAGCCATCACCGACACGTTGGGGCCAATCTCGACTCCGAATACGAGTTCCCAGGGTCAGTCGCAGCGGTCTACGACCGATTCTTTCGTGAGACAGGAATCGAACCGTTCGGCCCATCACCGGAGGACTACGACATATGA
- a CDS encoding HVO_A0114 family putative DNA-binding protein gives MTENDTENGREQESKEHAGTYPDSVPEEWARTLRVTVESDEQSDESGTDHPTLSFPDVDTATAVFTDSTLGLLRALNVHEPSSIREAARLVDRDKKNVYDQLRKLAAYGVVEFVEEGNAKRPIVAYDEIVFDFAVSLDSEEDRTDEPAAA, from the coding sequence ATGACTGAGAACGACACCGAGAACGGACGCGAACAAGAAAGTAAGGAGCACGCCGGGACGTATCCCGACTCCGTGCCCGAGGAGTGGGCGCGGACGCTGCGTGTTACTGTCGAGTCCGACGAACAAAGCGACGAGAGCGGCACCGATCATCCGACGCTTTCGTTTCCGGATGTAGACACCGCGACAGCGGTCTTCACCGACTCGACGCTTGGGCTCTTGCGGGCACTGAACGTCCATGAGCCATCGAGTATCCGCGAAGCAGCACGGCTGGTCGACCGAGACAAGAAAAACGTCTACGATCAGCTTCGGAAGCTGGCTGCCTACGGTGTTGTCGAGTTCGTTGAAGAGGGGAACGCAAAACGACCGATCGTCGCCTACGATGAGATCGTTTTCGACTTTGCCGTTTCACTTGATTCTGAAGAGGACCGGACTGACGAACCTGCTGCCGCTTGA
- a CDS encoding DUF7282 domain-containing protein: protein MLVVGIVLVATIGGIAGVVAADSVGVQQQSTPINNSSNESLTDTVATNSSNVSTVSAANSTTTTSNATTTNNTTTGPTSNGNEKNTTSTTTPVAVNESGIATPDSPSSVRFAFPNQTTNGTSITVREPRLPDGGFLVVHGRSYPQNGLGSVIGVSEYIAPDTSYSRVQIRLFDIAGRSFEQSRLRAPTTMYVQAVLDTNDNQQYDALATTGAQDVSYLIDGSRPAVAGAQIDVEQRLTTENGSEGLMDGFVPNQTQTPASTDNGTGTTTPGEGLKLNPNQGSGVDLEAIPNAASDFGPLLVILGGLAAALYAKSQ, encoded by the coding sequence GTGTTGGTAGTCGGCATCGTACTCGTCGCGACGATCGGGGGTATCGCCGGAGTCGTCGCCGCCGATTCTGTCGGCGTACAGCAGCAGTCAACACCAATCAACAACTCGTCGAACGAATCCCTCACCGATACGGTCGCCACGAACAGCAGCAACGTGAGCACCGTCAGCGCAGCGAACAGCACCACGACGACAAGCAACGCAACGACGACGAACAACACGACGACCGGCCCGACGTCGAACGGCAACGAGAAGAATACGACGTCGACGACCACTCCGGTCGCGGTCAACGAGTCGGGGATAGCGACCCCCGATAGTCCATCGAGCGTCCGATTCGCGTTCCCGAATCAAACGACGAACGGGACGAGTATCACCGTTCGCGAGCCCCGGCTTCCCGACGGTGGGTTCCTGGTTGTTCACGGTCGGAGCTATCCACAGAACGGGCTCGGCAGCGTGATCGGCGTCAGCGAGTATATCGCGCCGGATACGTCCTACAGTCGGGTACAGATTCGGCTGTTCGACATCGCCGGGCGCTCATTCGAGCAATCGAGATTGCGAGCGCCGACCACGATGTACGTGCAAGCGGTCCTCGACACCAACGACAATCAGCAGTACGACGCGCTCGCCACGACCGGCGCGCAGGACGTGAGCTACCTGATTGACGGTAGCCGCCCAGCCGTCGCCGGTGCCCAGATTGACGTCGAGCAGCGGCTCACAACAGAAAACGGGTCGGAGGGTCTCATGGATGGGTTCGTACCGAACCAAACGCAGACCCCGGCCAGCACCGACAACGGGACCGGGACGACCACTCCGGGCGAAGGACTCAAACTGAATCCCAACCAGGGCAGCGGAGTTGACCTTGAAGCGATCCCGAACGCAGCCAGCGATTTCGGCCCGCTACTTGTGATTCTCGGCGGGCTCGCGGCCGCACTTTACGCTAAAAGCCAATGA
- a CDS encoding TATA-box-binding protein produces MSLEDTVEDPVTTLETQNVVASSGIGQEIDLESVAMDLTGADFDPGQFPGLIYRPADAAATCLLFRSGKITCTGAGSIEEVHETVHVAVDALAELGIDVGTPEVTVQNIVSGADLGERLNLNAIAIGLGLESVEYEPEQFPGLVYRLDDPDVVALLFGSGKMVITGAKIHDNAEAALEEIIRRLNDLGLVG; encoded by the coding sequence ATGAGCCTCGAAGATACTGTTGAGGATCCGGTAACGACACTCGAAACTCAGAATGTCGTCGCTTCGTCGGGGATCGGCCAAGAAATCGATCTCGAATCGGTTGCGATGGATCTCACAGGCGCGGACTTTGACCCCGGACAGTTTCCGGGATTGATCTATCGACCGGCCGATGCGGCAGCGACGTGTCTGCTCTTCCGATCAGGGAAGATCACGTGTACGGGAGCAGGGAGTATCGAGGAGGTACATGAGACAGTCCATGTGGCCGTGGATGCACTGGCAGAGCTCGGGATCGATGTCGGGACACCTGAGGTAACGGTCCAAAATATCGTGTCAGGTGCTGACCTGGGCGAAAGGTTGAACCTGAATGCAATTGCGATAGGACTAGGGCTCGAATCTGTCGAGTATGAACCCGAACAGTTTCCTGGTCTGGTCTATCGGCTTGACGATCCAGATGTCGTCGCACTTCTGTTCGGATCGGGGAAAATGGTGATCACAGGGGCGAAGATTCACGACAACGCCGAAGCAGCCTTGGAAGAGATCATCAGGCGTCTGAACGATCTGGGGTTGGTGGGCTGA
- a CDS encoding metal-dependent hydrolase gives MFVVEPIPDRDQRVPFLKHRGFSHTIGFAVLVGTVLGVIGWFAGDRAFVLVGEWLTGNGYSGIGADVASSRSAVDEVFFGLFGFTVGTFAILAHLIGDVLTPMGIRPLWPLSDRSFSLSLTTAKNPVANGLLLLAGTAAAIGVFWLSFQGALPP, from the coding sequence ATGTTCGTCGTCGAGCCGATCCCCGACCGGGATCAGCGAGTCCCATTCCTGAAACACCGGGGATTCAGCCATACGATCGGCTTCGCCGTACTCGTGGGGACGGTGCTCGGAGTTATCGGATGGTTCGCTGGTGATCGAGCGTTCGTACTCGTCGGGGAGTGGCTCACGGGGAACGGCTATTCGGGGATCGGAGCCGACGTCGCGAGCTCTCGATCAGCAGTTGATGAAGTGTTCTTTGGGCTGTTCGGGTTCACCGTCGGGACGTTCGCGATCCTGGCACACCTGATAGGCGACGTTCTGACGCCGATGGGGATTCGCCCACTCTGGCCGCTCTCAGACCGATCGTTTAGCCTGTCGCTCACCACGGCAAAGAATCCGGTCGCGAACGGCCTGCTGTTGCTCGCCGGAACAGCAGCGGCGATCGGCGTGTTCTGGCTATCCTTCCAGGGAGCCCTACCACCATGA
- a CDS encoding DUF7282 domain-containing protein, translating into MNPTAEQTSFRAIAVVALLFSVGMIATAPAASAQAGNNSTIALDNQTSNGTTVTIESVTLPEGGFISVHNESLTPPQNETIGSIIGVTDYLDAGTHRDLEVVLDRPISHNQTVIAKAARDTNGNQTFDVRRSQGFQDTAYSSNGSAVTDRATIQIQNATSFANNSTVTLRNQSTAGTNVTVRSVTVPEGGFVVIHGSALLPPKNQTIDSIRGISGYLDPGVHQNITVELNETIDENTTLIAAPYRDTNNNQTFEYAASEGANDTPYRPNGSSALISQANVSINESARESLQSDTESSGGNANASASSGPQMLELLVLAAVLVGVYLYLKVT; encoded by the coding sequence ATGAATCCGACCGCAGAACAGACGTCCTTTCGGGCGATCGCCGTCGTTGCGCTGCTATTCAGCGTCGGCATGATCGCCACTGCACCAGCGGCGAGTGCGCAGGCGGGCAACAACAGCACGATCGCTCTCGATAATCAGACCTCGAACGGGACGACGGTCACAATCGAGTCGGTCACGCTCCCCGAAGGCGGGTTCATTTCAGTCCACAACGAGAGCCTCACGCCGCCGCAGAATGAGACGATCGGGAGTATTATCGGCGTTACCGACTATCTCGACGCCGGTACCCATCGGGATCTTGAGGTGGTTCTGGATAGGCCGATTTCGCACAATCAGACGGTGATCGCAAAGGCGGCGCGCGACACGAACGGCAATCAGACGTTCGATGTGCGGCGTTCGCAGGGGTTTCAAGATACCGCCTACTCGTCGAACGGATCGGCAGTCACCGATCGTGCCACCATCCAGATACAGAACGCGACGTCGTTCGCGAACAACAGCACGGTCACACTCCGGAACCAGTCGACCGCCGGGACGAACGTCACCGTCCGATCGGTGACCGTCCCCGAGGGTGGATTCGTCGTGATTCATGGGTCGGCGCTACTCCCGCCGAAGAACCAAACGATCGACAGCATCCGAGGTATCTCAGGCTACCTCGATCCGGGGGTACACCAGAACATCACCGTCGAGCTCAATGAGACGATCGACGAGAACACCACGTTGATCGCCGCCCCCTATCGGGACACGAACAACAACCAGACGTTCGAGTACGCAGCGTCAGAGGGGGCGAACGACACACCGTATAGGCCCAACGGGTCGAGCGCGCTGATTTCGCAAGCGAACGTCTCGATCAACGAGTCGGCCCGCGAGAGCCTACAGAGCGACACCGAGAGCAGCGGCGGGAACGCGAACGCGAGTGCAAGCAGTGGTCCGCAGATGCTTGAGTTGCTCGTGCTCGCCGCAGTGCTCGTCGGGGTCTACCTGTACCTGAAAGTCACTTAG
- a CDS encoding PH domain-containing protein, with amino-acid sequence MSESEPEVPEWMHLSENEDLLWSGHQSMWTYIPTYLTGAILIAAAAALPIIGVSLPASIPVTILEVSVVLVIAGVGVLAVTYLQYRTHLYAITTEQVFHRSGILSRNIDQVRMEQIQNTSCNQSVVERLLSFGTVQLDTAGTANVELNLWGIHGPRKVNRIVTNRLNEMSTGSRNQPAQESTQAT; translated from the coding sequence ATGAGCGAATCCGAACCAGAGGTCCCCGAATGGATGCACCTCAGCGAGAACGAGGACTTGCTATGGTCGGGCCATCAGAGTATGTGGACCTACATACCGACCTATCTGACCGGTGCGATCTTGATTGCCGCCGCCGCAGCGCTCCCGATCATCGGGGTGAGCCTTCCCGCGTCGATCCCGGTGACAATCCTCGAGGTGTCGGTGGTCTTAGTCATCGCGGGGGTCGGAGTGCTTGCAGTCACCTACCTACAGTACCGAACCCACCTTTACGCCATCACGACCGAGCAGGTATTCCACCGCAGCGGGATTCTCTCGCGGAATATCGACCAAGTACGCATGGAGCAGATTCAGAACACTTCATGCAATCAGTCGGTCGTCGAGCGGCTTCTGTCATTTGGGACGGTGCAACTCGATACCGCCGGGACAGCCAACGTCGAGCTTAATCTGTGGGGTATTCACGGACCTCGGAAGGTCAACCGAATCGTCACCAACCGACTGAATGAGATGAGCACCGGGAGTCGCAACCAGCCCGCCCAAGAAAGCACACAAGCAACGTAG